GAGACCGACGACCCTGACGCGCTCGGCCGGGCCCTCGGCGCGGGAGCCCGCGGCACGCCGGCCCCGGTCCCGTCGGGCTTCATGCCGGACGGCGACGTGCGCGGCGTCCTGCGCTTCGCGGTCTCGGAGTTGCACCACGCCGCACCGCGGCCGGTCGACCGCGTGCCGCTCGATGCCGGCGCGCCCTTCGGCGGGCTCGCGTTCAAGACCGAGGCCTGCACCCTCTGCCACGCCTGCGTCGGCGCCTGCCCGACGGGAGCGCTCGCCGACGATCCCGACCGACCGCGCCTGACCTTCGCCGAGAGCGCCTGCGTGCAATGCGGCCTATGCGCCGCGACCTGCCCGGAGGACGTGATCGGGCTCGAGCCCCGGCTCGACTTCGCCGCCTGGGCCGCGCCGCGCCGGGTGCTCAAGGAGGAGGAGCCGTTCGACTGCATCGCCTGTGCCAAGCCCTTCGGCACCCGCAGCACGATCGAGCGGATCGTCGGCCGCCTGCGCGACCGCCACTGGATGTTCGCCGGCGAGGCGGGCGAGCGGCGGATCAAGGCCCTGATGATGTGCGACACCTGCCGGGTCTCGCACGTCCTCGCCGAGGGCTTCGACCCGCACGCCGCGGCGGACAACCGGCCGCGGACCTCGGAGGACTACATCCGGGCGCGTGAAGCATGAGCCGGGCGCGGGGTGCCCTTGGGGCATGTTCCGTGGACGCGCGGCGGCAATACCGCTAAACTCGGCTCGCCGTGGGTCCATCACCGACCCGCGGTCATAACGGGCTCCGCCGTCATGGATCGACTGACCGACGACATCCTCGATGCCATGGCATCGGATCTCAACCAGGACGGCATCGTCGCGTGCGCGGATCTCGTCGCGAGGAATGAAGGCACCGGACTCTCGATGCCCGCTCTCTCGGCGGCCTTGCGCCATCGCGGGTATCGCGGGGCAGACCTCCACGGCCACACGATCGAGACGGAAACCGACGTCACCACGATCGCCTACGACGCGGACCGCTACCGGAGCGAGCGGTCGGCCGAGGCGGCCTGGACGACGCTCCGGCGCCGGTCGGAGCGGGACCGGGTCGAGCGACGCGTGGCGGATTGGCTCCAGCGCCTGAACGACCTCAAGGCGCAGGTGGGCCGATGGGTCGCCGAGGCTCCGCCAGCCGAGATCGTCGATCGTCCGTCGGTCACCATGAACGAAGATCTCATGCGCGAGTACGGCGTCGATGCGCGCGCCATGCCGTCCTTCGACGTGATCGTGGGCGAGCGGCGCGCCGTCCGGTTTCAGCCCAAGGGCCTGTGGACCCTCGGCGGCAACGGCCGGGTCGATCTCGTCACGCCGGCTTCCGCGCTCATCCTCGTCGATCGATCGGAGCCCTTGAGCCATCCGTCCCGATGGATGGTCTACAGGCCCCGGGACAGGGCGCGGGGCACTCCCCTCGACGGGCGGGTCTTGCGCCACGTGGTCGCCACGGGCGATCTCGCGTGAGCATCTTCCGCGAGTTGGCGGATCAGTACGCGATCGCCGACGGTGCTTTCGCCGCTCTGGAGAGCCGGGCCTTCGCGCGGGACGACGACGGTGCCTACGACGTCGCCGTACGGCAGCGCGAGCATAACGACCGCTCCTACTTCCTCTACGTCTTCACACGGTTCGAGACCACCGTGAACGAGGCGGTGGAGCGGCTTCTGTCCATCCGCTGTGCAACGGTCACACCTTGGCCGGAGCGTCGCGTCTGGGAGACGCTGCGACGAAGCAAGCTCGCGGACGTCGCGTTCCTGATCCGCGTTCAACTCCTGCTCGACAAATCGCAGGTGGACTACGCGTACATCCGTCGCCTCTATGAGAGCCGCAACGGCATCGGGCATGGTGGAGATTGGACCCGGCCCTACGACGTCGCGGATGTCGCGGCCCGCCTTGAGACGATCGCCGGCACCGTCCACGTCACGTAGGACGCGCGCTCGCGCGGGCCGGCGCGCGCCTCACCGCGTCGCCTTCTCCAGGAACCGCACCAGCGCCGCCCGGTCCTCCGACGCGGAAATCGTCTGCTCGGGCATCTTGGTGCCGGGGGTGAAGCGGGCGGGGCCGATCTCGAACAGCCGGGCGATCGTGTCGGCGGTCCACGTGATGTCGAGCTGCCGGAAGGCCGGGGAGTATGGGTAGCCCGGCACCGTCGCGATGCGGCGGCCGAACACGCCGTGGAGGGTCGGCCCGGCCCGGTTGCCGCCGTCGGGCGTCAGGGTGTGGCAGGCCTCGCAGGCGCGGAACACCTCCGCCCCGCGGTCGCCCGCAAAGGCAGCGAGCGCATCCGCCGGGCGGGCCATGGCGAGCGGGCCGATCGGCTCGCCGGTGGCGAGGTCCCAGCGCCGCAGCAGCCGGTCGCCGCCGCCGGTGACGAGCTCGCCCGACCCGCGGAAGGCCAGCGACCAGACCGGCAGGCCCGGCCCGACCAGGGTGAGCCGCACCCGCGCCTCGGCCCGGTCGACGATCGCGACCGCGCCGCCGACCGTCGCGGTCGCGATCCGGCGCCCGTCGGGGGAGAGCGCCAGCGCCACCACGGGCCGCGGGCCGATCTCCAGGCTCGCCCGGACGGTCCCGTCCGGCCGCAGCAGGCGCAACGCTCCGTCGGCCCCGGCGGCCGCGATCTCGCCGTCGGGCGCGGCCGCCACGGCGCTGACCGGCGCCTCGAGCGGCACGCTCAGCGGGGATCCCGCCTCGGGCCAGATCCGGACCGTCGCGTCGTAGCCCGCGGTGACGAGGCGCCCGTCGGGCAGGAAGGCGACGGCGTTGACCGGGCCGCGATGGCCCTCCCGGACGAGGGCCGGCGCCCCGTCGAGCGGCGTGATCCGGGCGGTGCCGTCCCAGGACGACGAGGCGACGGAGGCCCCGTCCGGCGCCACCGCGAGGCCGGAGACCGGGCCGGCATGGCGCGTCAGGATCCGCTCCGGCTCGGGGCCCTCGCGCCAGAGGGCGACGCGCCCGTCCTCGGCCCCGGTGAGGAGCCCGCCATCGGGCAGCAGCGCCACCGCGTTCACCGCGCCATCGTGGAAGCGCAGGATCCGGAGCGCCGTCCCGTCCTCGACCGACCACAGGATCGCCGAGGCGTCGAAACTGCCCGAGAGCGCCTGGCTCCCGTCCGGCGTCACCGCGAGCGCCCGCACCGGCCCGCCATGGCCGCGCATCGGCACCTCGGCGCGGGCGGTCGGGGAAAGCACGGCGGCGAGGACGAGGAGGACGGAGCGGAGGCGAGAACGCATGGCGCGCGGGGTCCCGGACGTGGCTCCCGCCTGTACCGCCGCGCGGCGGCGGACGGGAAGGTGAAGCGGTGACACGGGGCCGGGCGCCTTGACAGTGTAAGCAATGTTATATTGTTACAAGCGTGGAGGTGCCCATGCCCGACGCTCGCCCGCACGATCCCCGCGCTCACGATCACCGCCTGCCCGTCACGGTCCTCTCCGGCTTCCTCGGCGCCGGCAAGACGACCCTGCTCAACCACGTCCTCGCCAACCGCGATCGCCGGCGGGTCGCCGTCATCGTCAACGACATGAGCGAGGTGAACATCGACGCCGACCTCGTGCGGGCCGGCAGCGCCGACCTGTCGCGGACCGACGAGCGCCTGATCGAGCTGACCAACGGCTGCATCTGCTGCACCCTGCGCGACGACCTGATGCAGGAGGTGCGGCGCCTCGCCGAGGAGGGGCGGTTCGACGCGCTCCTGATCGAGGGCACCGGCATCGCCGAGCCGCTGCCCGTCGCCTCCACCTTCTCGTTCCGCGACGAGGACGGCCGCTCGCTGTCCGACATCGCCCGCCTCGACACGATGGTGACGGTGGTCGATGCCGTGAACCTCCTGCGCGACTACGGCTCGCACGACTTCCTGCGCGACCGCGGCGAGACGGCGGGGGAGGAGGATGCCCGCACCCTGGTCGATCTCCTGGTCGAGCAGATCGAGTTCGCCGACGTCGTGGTGATCAACAAGGCCGGCGACGTGACGCCTGAACAGCGCGGCCTCGTGCGCCAGGTGGTGCGCGGCCTCAACGGCGACGCCCGGATCGTCGAGGCCGCGTTCGGGCAGGTGGCCCTCGACCATGTGCTGGAGACCGGCTTGTTCAGCGAGGAGCGGGCGCAGGCCCACCCGCTCTGGTACCGGGAACTCTACGGCGCCGCCGAGCACGTGCCGGAGACCGAGGAATACGGCATCGGCTCCTTCGTCTACCGCGCCCGGCGCCCGTTCGACCCGATGCGCTTCGATGCCTTCACCAAGGCGACCTGGCCGGGGCTGATCCGGGCCAAGGGCCATTTCTGGCTCGCGACCCGGCCGGACTGGGTCGGCGAGTTCTCGCTCGCCGGCGCGACCGCGCGGGTCACGCCGCTCGGCCGCTGGTGGGCCGCGGTGCCGCGGACGCGCTGGCCCGATCACCCCGAATGGCGCGCCGTGCTCGAGCGGCACTGGAGCGACGCGTGGGGCGACCGGCGCCAGGAACTGGTCTTCATCGGTGCCGGGCTCGACGAGGCGGCGATCCGGCGCGCCCTCGATGCCTGCCTCGTCGGCGGCGAGGACGGCCCGGCGGCGGCGAACCGGGCGCGGCCCGACCCGTTCCCCGCCTGGGGGGCGCCTCCTGGCGCGGCTTGAACCGGCGGTGTTCCGGAGCCTTGCGACCCTGCGCGCCCGGGTCCCGCAGCAGGCATCGGCGCGCCGGGCCCTCGCGGCCCGGGCCCGCCGGGTCCTGGCGCTCGGCGAGGCGGACGTCCTGTCGGTCAACGAGATCGCCTGCGCCGATCCGGGCTGCCCGGATGCCGGGACGGTGATCCTCCTGATGCCGGCCGGGCGGCCGACCCGGGCGCTCCGGATCGCCAAGCCGATCGCCGCGGTGACCGACGCCGACATCGCCGCGGCGGAGCGGGAGGGACCGGCCGAAGGCCCGTGAGGCCGTGCCGGCGTCCTCGTCACCCTCGCGCCGGCCCGCGGGCGCTCCGGATACGGGGCACCGGGCCGGTCGGGTTCGCGAGCCAGGCCCGCCGCTCCGCGATCAGCGCCCGCAGCCGCGCGCGGCGGGCGTTGGGGTTGAAGCAGTCGCAGCCGTCGAGGCCGAACGGTTCGCACTCGAGGAGCGCCGCCAGGGCCGCCACGACGGCGACCGCGCCGAGGGCGGCGAGGGGCCAGGCGAAGCCGAGCCCGATCAGCGCGGCGAGCGCGAGCTTGCCCGCCAGCGAGCCGACGATCTTGGCCTTCACCAGCACCAGGAACGCGGCGCCGCCGCCCGCGCCGCCCCGGACCAAACGGACGACCCGCCGGCGAAACCGGTGCCGGGCGGCGAGCGCCTCCAGGCGCCGCAGCTGGCGGGCGACGCGCGCGACGGCCTGCCCGGTCGGACCGGGGTCGAGCGCGGCGGAGGTGAGGGGCGTCGCCGGCATTCCCGATCTCCATCGTCGCCCCGCGGTCGTTCGAGCGTAGCGGCGGCGGGGCGCCGGGTCGATCGCGCTCGGCGCCCCGTGCGCCCGCACCCGATCCGTGGCGCCGATGCACCGGGGATCCGTGCGCTCGCGACCGCCGCGACATATTCTCTGTCCGGCGGCGCCCCCTTGATCCCGGCCGGCGCTTGCCGCATCGGCTCACCTCCTCAGGAACGGGAAGGCCGCATGGCTTCGCCACCATCCCCGGAGCGCCGCCGGTGACGCCGCGGGCCTCCACCTCCGCGCTGATGCCGGTCGCCGAGGCGGCGACGGCGCTCGCCGCCCTGGCGCGCCCGGTCGCGGCCGCGGAGATGCGCCCGGCCGAGGCGTTGGGCGCGGTGGCGGCCCGGGACGTCGCCGTCGCGGCCGGCCTGCCGGCGGAGCGCACTGCGCTGCGCGACGGCTGGGCGGTGCGCGCGGCGGAGATCGCCGGGGCCTCGCCCTACGCGCCGGTGCGGGCCGCCCGCGCGCCCGTCTGGGTCGAGGCCGGCGAGGGATTGCCCCCCGGCACCGACGCGCTGCTGGCGCCCGAGGCGATCGGGGCCGACCCGCGCGAGATCGAGGCCGAGGCCGCGCCGGGGGAGGGCACCCGCGCGGCGGGCGCCGAGCTGCCGCCGGGCACCCGCCTCGTCGGGCGGGGCGAGCGGGTGAACCCGCTCCACGCCCTCGCCCTGACCGCCGCCGGGATCGCGCGGCTGTCGGTGCGCCGGCCGCGCCTGCGTCTCCTCGCCGCCGAGCCCGACGCCCTGTCGCCGCTCCTCGGCGCCTGGATCGCCGGGAGCGGCGGCACGGCCGAGGCGGCGCCGCGCCCGGCGGAGCGGGATGCCCTCGCCGAGGCCCTCGCCGCGCCGGGGGCCGACGCCGTGGTGGTGATCGGCGGCACCGGGCCCGGGCGGCGCGACGCGAGCGCGGCGGCGGTGGCGCAGGCCGGGCGGCTTCACGCCCACGGCATCGCCCTGCGGCCCGGCGAGAGCGCCGGCTTCGGCGAGGCGGCCGGGCGCCCGGTGCTGCTGCTGCCGGGCCGGCCGGACGCGGCGCTCGCCGCCTGGCTCGCCCTCGGCCGGCCGCTCCTGGCGGCGCTCGCCGGCGCCGCGCCGGACATTCCCCAGACCCTGCCGCTCACCCGCAAGGTCACCTCCACGATCGGCCTCACCGAGGCGGTGTTCCTGCGCCGACGGGCAGCGGGGGCCGAACCGATCGGCGGGTCCGAGATCCCGCTCCACCGTCTGGCCGGGGCCGAGGCCGCCCTGCTGGTGCCGCCGGCCCTCGAGGGTTATCCCGCCGGCACTTCCGTCGAGGTGATTTTCCTGTGACCGCTCCCTCCGCCGACGCCTTCCTCACCCGCCTCGCCGCGGCCGCGCGCCAGGAGCAGTTCCTGGCGGTGGTGAGCCGGGACGAGGCGATGGCGCGCTGGCGCGAGGCCGTGCCGCACGCCGCCCTGCCGCCCGAGACCGTGCCCCTCGCCGAGGCGCTCGGCCGGGTGCTGGCCGCCGACATCGCCTCGCCGATCGACGTGCCGCCCTTCGACCGCGCCCTCGTCGACGGCTTCGCGGTGAGGAGCCCCGACACCGAGGGGGCGAGCGAGGCGGACCCGCGCCGCCTCGTCCTCAACCGCGAGATCCTGGCCTGCGGCGTCGCTCCCTCGCTCGACGTCCGCCCCGGCACCGCCACCCCGATCGCCACCGGCGGCGTGCTGCCCCGCGGCGCCGACGCGGTGGTGATGGTCGAGGCGACGGAGTTCGAGGACGGGCCGGAACCGGCGATCGCCCTGAGCCAGCCCGCCGGGCCGGGCCGGTTCGTCGGCTATGCCGGCGCCGACATGGCGCGGGGCGAGACGGTTCTGCGCCGCTCCACCCTCGTCACCGCCCGCGAGATCGGCATCCTGGCGGCCTGCGGCCTCGCCGAGGTTCCGGTGGTGCGCCGCCCCCGCGTCGCGGTGCTGTCGACCGGCGACGAGCTGGTGGCGCCGGGCACGCCCCTCGGCCCGGGCCGGCTCTACGATTCGAACGGCGCCATCGTGGCGGCGAGCGTGGCCGAGAACGGCGGCGTCGCGGTGCCGGGCGGCATCGTGCCGGACGACGAGGCGGCGCTGGAAGCCGCGCTCGCCTCCGCCCTCGCCGCATCCGACCTCGTGGTCCTGTCGGGCGGCACCTCGAAGGGGGCGGGCGACGTCTCGCACCGCATCCTGTCGCGCCTCGGCGAACCCGGCATCCTGGTCCACGGCGTGGCCTTGAAGCCCGGCAAGCCGCTCTGCCTGGCGCGGGCCGGCGACGTGCCGGTGGTGGTGCTGCCGGGCTTCCCGACCTCGGCGATGTTCACCTTCCACGAATTCGTGGTGCCGCTGATCCGGGCGCTCGCCGGCTTGAGCCCCCGGGAGGAGGAGAGCGTGGAGGCGCGGCTGCCGCAGCGCCTGCCCTCCGAGCTCGGCCGTACCGAGTACGTGATGGCGGCGCTCGCCCGGGGGATCGACGGGTTGGTGGCGCTCCCGCTCGCCAAGGGCTCGGGCGCCGTCACGGCATTCTCGCAGGCCGACGGGTTCTTCGCGGTGCCGGCGACGCAAGGCGGGATCGAGGCCGGCGAGACCGTGCGGGTGTCCCGCATCGGCCGGGCGGCGCGGCCGCCGGACCTGATGATCGTCGGCAGCCACTGCCTCGGCCTCGACCGGCTGGTCGGCCACCTCGCCGGCCGCGGCGTCTCGGCCCGTACCCTCTGGGTCGGCTCGGCCGGCGGGCTGGCCTCCTTGCGCCGGGGCGAGTGCGACCTCGCCGCCATGCATCTCCTCGATCCCGAGACCGGGATCTACAACGCCCCCTACCTCACCGCGGGCCTCGCGCTCGCCCCGGGCTGGCGCCGGCTGCAGGGCGTGGTCTTCCGCCCGGGCGACCCCCGCTTCGAGGGAGCCTCCGCCGAGGGCGCGGTGTCCGGCCTCCTTGCCGACGACGCGGCCGTGATGGTCAACCGCAACACCGGCGCCGGCACGAGGGCGCTCGTCGAGAGCCTCCTGAACGGTGCCCGGCCCGCGGGCTACTGGAACCAGCCGCGCTCGCACAACGCGGTCGCGGCGGCGGTGGCGCAGGGGCGCGCCGACTGGGGCGTGGCGATTCGAACGGTGGCTGAGGCCTACGGCCTCGGCTTCCTGCCGCTGACCGAGGAACACTACGACTTCGCCTACCGGGAGAGCCGCCGCGACGAGCCGGCGCTCGCCGCGTACCTCGCCCTCCTGGACGATCCGGCGCTCGGTGCCGACCTCGCCGGCCTCGGCTTCACCCGGGCGGGGGCTAAGTGATGCGGGTCATCGGGCTCGCCGGCTGGTCGGGCGCCGGCAAGACGACGCTCCTCGTCCGGCTGATTCCGGTCTTGCGCGCCCGGGACCTGCGGGTCGCGACGCTCAAGCACGCCCACCACGCCTTCGACGTCGACCAGCCCGGCAAGGATTCGTTTCGCCACCGCGAGGCCGGCGCTTGCGAGGTGATCGTCTCGTCGAGCCGGCGGACCGTCCAGATCCGCGAGGTCGAGGAGGAGGCGCGCCTGCCCGACCTGCTGCGCCGGCTCGGGCCGTGCGACCTCGCGGTGATCGAGGGCTTCAAGCGCGAGGCGCATCCGAAGCTCGAGGTCTACCGCCACGCCAATGGCCGCCCGGCCCTCCACCCGGACGATCCCCGCATCGTCGCGGTGGCGAGCGACCATCCCTTTCCGGAGGCCGGCCGGCCGGTGGTGCCCCTCGACGCGCTCGAGGCGGTCGCCGATATCGTGCTGGCGCGGTCGGAGCCCCTGGCGGCCGTGCTGGAGAGGCTGGAATCCCGGAAGGTGCAATTTCATGGCGCAGCTGACTGACGACTGCTTCGCCTTCGGCGGTCCGTTGCTCTCGGTCGAGGACGCGGCCGCCCTGATCGGCGCGCGGCTGCCGGTGCTGGCCGGGATCGAGACCGTGCCCCTGGCGGAGGCCGACGGGCGCATCGCCGCCGCGGCCGTGACGGCGGGCCTCGATCTGCCGCCCTTCGACAATTCCGCCGTCGA
The sequence above is drawn from the Methylobacterium terrae genome and encodes:
- a CDS encoding molybdopterin-binding protein; its protein translation is MTPRASTSALMPVAEAATALAALARPVAAAEMRPAEALGAVAARDVAVAAGLPAERTALRDGWAVRAAEIAGASPYAPVRAARAPVWVEAGEGLPPGTDALLAPEAIGADPREIEAEAAPGEGTRAAGAELPPGTRLVGRGERVNPLHALALTAAGIARLSVRRPRLRLLAAEPDALSPLLGAWIAGSGGTAEAAPRPAERDALAEALAAPGADAVVVIGGTGPGRRDASAAAVAQAGRLHAHGIALRPGESAGFGEAAGRPVLLLPGRPDAALAAWLALGRPLLAALAGAAPDIPQTLPLTRKVTSTIGLTEAVFLRRRAAGAEPIGGSEIPLHRLAGAEAALLVPPALEGYPAGTSVEVIFL
- a CDS encoding molybdopterin biosynthesis protein; translated protein: MTAPSADAFLTRLAAAARQEQFLAVVSRDEAMARWREAVPHAALPPETVPLAEALGRVLAADIASPIDVPPFDRALVDGFAVRSPDTEGASEADPRRLVLNREILACGVAPSLDVRPGTATPIATGGVLPRGADAVVMVEATEFEDGPEPAIALSQPAGPGRFVGYAGADMARGETVLRRSTLVTAREIGILAACGLAEVPVVRRPRVAVLSTGDELVAPGTPLGPGRLYDSNGAIVAASVAENGGVAVPGGIVPDDEAALEAALASALAASDLVVLSGGTSKGAGDVSHRILSRLGEPGILVHGVALKPGKPLCLARAGDVPVVVLPGFPTSAMFTFHEFVVPLIRALAGLSPREEESVEARLPQRLPSELGRTEYVMAALARGIDGLVALPLAKGSGAVTAFSQADGFFAVPATQGGIEAGETVRVSRIGRAARPPDLMIVGSHCLGLDRLVGHLAGRGVSARTLWVGSAGGLASLRRGECDLAAMHLLDPETGIYNAPYLTAGLALAPGWRRLQGVVFRPGDPRFEGASAEGAVSGLLADDAAVMVNRNTGAGTRALVESLLNGARPAGYWNQPRSHNAVAAAVAQGRADWGVAIRTVAEAYGLGFLPLTEEHYDFAYRESRRDEPALAAYLALLDDPALGADLAGLGFTRAGAK
- the mobB gene encoding molybdopterin-guanine dinucleotide biosynthesis protein B encodes the protein MRVIGLAGWSGAGKTTLLVRLIPVLRARDLRVATLKHAHHAFDVDQPGKDSFRHREAGACEVIVSSSRRTVQIREVEEEARLPDLLRRLGPCDLAVIEGFKREAHPKLEVYRHANGRPALHPDDPRIVAVASDHPFPEAGRPVVPLDALEAVADIVLARSEPLAAVLERLESRKVQFHGAAD
- a CDS encoding GTP-binding protein, encoding MPDARPHDPRAHDHRLPVTVLSGFLGAGKTTLLNHVLANRDRRRVAVIVNDMSEVNIDADLVRAGSADLSRTDERLIELTNGCICCTLRDDLMQEVRRLAEEGRFDALLIEGTGIAEPLPVASTFSFRDEDGRSLSDIARLDTMVTVVDAVNLLRDYGSHDFLRDRGETAGEEDARTLVDLLVEQIEFADVVVINKAGDVTPEQRGLVRQVVRGLNGDARIVEAAFGQVALDHVLETGLFSEERAQAHPLWYRELYGAAEHVPETEEYGIGSFVYRARRPFDPMRFDAFTKATWPGLIRAKGHFWLATRPDWVGEFSLAGATARVTPLGRWWAAVPRTRWPDHPEWRAVLERHWSDAWGDRRQELVFIGAGLDEAAIRRALDACLVGGEDGPAAANRARPDPFPAWGAPPGAA
- a CDS encoding c-type cytochrome → MRSRLRSVLLVLAAVLSPTARAEVPMRGHGGPVRALAVTPDGSQALSGSFDASAILWSVEDGTALRILRFHDGAVNAVALLPDGGLLTGAEDGRVALWREGPEPERILTRHAGPVSGLAVAPDGASVASSSWDGTARITPLDGAPALVREGHRGPVNAVAFLPDGRLVTAGYDATVRIWPEAGSPLSVPLEAPVSAVAAAPDGEIAAAGADGALRLLRPDGTVRASLEIGPRPVVALALSPDGRRIATATVGGAVAIVDRAEARVRLTLVGPGLPVWSLAFRGSGELVTGGGDRLLRRWDLATGEPIGPLAMARPADALAAFAGDRGAEVFRACEACHTLTPDGGNRAGPTLHGVFGRRIATVPGYPYSPAFRQLDITWTADTIARLFEIGPARFTPGTKMPEQTISASEDRAALVRFLEKATR